In one Nicotiana sylvestris chromosome 8, ASM39365v2, whole genome shotgun sequence genomic region, the following are encoded:
- the LOC138876213 gene encoding uncharacterized protein: MLQLNGNWDNYGRFRDFEVAIVVNENASYSILISTIAEQLSIDTSEKIIEIKYMVNDNCPPMEIRNDMGVRVYWLACVGKNYKWHFKATSINDSAMFKIRSFNRQHTCSLMDETFIQRKRTAAVVGSMVIRKYCDPKTVYTPKDIQTDMLSEHGVNLSYMQACRAKEKTLQFLRGNPADSYSKLPKYFYILEETYPCSVVKLKKTANECFLYAFVALCTSISGMPLAYAVVDSENDESWKWFFEQFKQTYGERPSMWAVSDRNESILKATSISYTLDEFNERMSKIEEVDPRVKSYLYDIGYHKWSRVHATVNRTWTMTSNIAESLNAVTKDARELPIFDLLEYMRTLLERWTNEKLLKAKGTFTFLGSKFNKELENNRILSQKLRVRASTDHIHTMLDDVKRYIASKFVFDIV; the protein is encoded by the exons ATGCTACaactgaatgggaattgggataacTATGGCAGATTTAGAGATTTTGAAGTTGCCATTGTGGTAAATGAGAATGCAAGCTACAGTATTCTGATTTCTACAATTGCAGAACAACTATCGATTGATACTTcagaaaaaattatagaaatcaaatacatggTGAACGACAATTGTCCCCCAATGGAGATTAGGAATGATATGGGGGTTCGTGT CTACTGGCTTGCATGCGTTGGTAAAAACTATAAATGGCACTTCAAGGCAACGTCAATTAATGATTCCGCAATGTTCAAGATAAGGAGTTTCAACCGACAACACACATGCTCCTTAATGGACGAAACATTCATACAACGCAAACGTACTGCAGCTGTAGTTGGTAGCATGGTCATTCGAAAGTATTGTGATCCTAAGACTGTTTACACACCAAAGGACATACAAACTGACATGTTATCCGAACACGGAGTGAAcctaagctacatgcaagcatgtagagcaaaggaaaagactttacagtttttgagagggaatCCGGCTGACTCCTACAGCAAATTacccaaatatttttatattcttgaggAGACTTATCCTTGTTCGGTTGTTAAATTGAAGAAGACAGCAAATGAATGCTTCTTATacgcatttgttgctctttgtacaTCAATAAGTG GTATGCCCTTGGCATATGCTGTGGTTGATTCTGAAAATGACGAATCTTGGAagtggttctttgagcaattcaagcaGACATATGGTGAAAGACCTTCAATGTGGGCTGTTTCAGATAGGAATGAGAGTATACTGAAGGCAACATCAATT TCATACACTCTagatgaatttaatgaaaggatgtcGAAGATTGAAGAGGTAGACCCGCGTGTGAAATCTTACCTATATGATATTGGCTATCATAAATGGTCAAGAGTACATGCAACAGTGAATAGAACGTGGACAATGACATCAAATATTGCAGAGTCGTTGAACGCTGTAACAAAAGATGCAAGAGAGCTGCCGATATTTGACCTTTTAGAGTATATGCGGACACTGCTAGAACGTTGGACCAACGAGAAGTTATTGAAGGCGAAGGGTACTTTCACATTTCTTGGGTCCAAATTCAACAAAGAATTAGAGAACAACAGAATATTATCTCAGAAGCTTAGG gtgagggcttcaacagaTCATATACATACTATGTTAGATGATGTGAAGCGGTACATT GCATCGAAATTTGTCTTTGATATAGTGTAA